Proteins co-encoded in one Pseudobdellovibrionaceae bacterium genomic window:
- a CDS encoding polyhydroxyalkanoic acid system family protein, producing MPQVKIEKDFSLKPDDVLKQIETLLRNSKDLKQVEPNLQVDVNNGNRTITAQGKKLSGSVKVQESGSGCHIVLELDLPWTLAPFKSLVQSKLEANLDKIC from the coding sequence ATGCCACAAGTGAAGATTGAAAAAGATTTTTCTTTAAAACCCGACGATGTCCTTAAGCAGATTGAAACTCTGCTTCGCAACTCCAAAGACCTCAAACAAGTCGAGCCCAACCTGCAAGTGGATGTGAATAATGGGAACCGCACCATCACCGCGCAAGGTAAAAAGCTAAGCGGTAGCGTCAAAGTCCAAGAAAGCGGTTCTGGATGCCATATCGTGCTTGAACTTGACCTGCCATGGACTCTGGCGCCCTTTAAATCCTTGGTGCAATCAAAACTTGAAGCAAATTTAGATAAAATATGTTAG
- the aspS gene encoding aspartate--tRNA ligase: protein MSQVVNSLDQTRTDYCGRIGLNYKDQDVVVMGWIDTRRDHGGLVFVDLRDREGIVQAVLDPKVLEAAKNIKNEYVVSIKGQVKERPENMKNPKVSTGDIEIHATELRILSEAETLPFLPEEKNVSESLRLKYRYLEMRSAHLTNLMRLRHKVSQKLRAFLTDNDFFEVETPILYKSTPEGARDFLVPSRMHQGHFYALPQSPQTLKQLLMVGGIDRYFQIARCFRDEDLRADRQPEFTQLDIEMSFITRKEIMALTEKLAQAIWKEFRGQDVGVVPVLTYQEAMDQYGNDKPDLRIPNKIVDISDFATELDFNVFKQAVEQGGVVRSLGYSGVESFSRSRLDKLTEQVKRHGVKGLVWIKIDEKGDVQSPIKKFVTEEFISKLRAAHGLTQGAVTFFVIADEWRLTCDSLAGLRLTLGKEEGLIDETTDKFCWVVDFPLLEFDAKEGRWFSVHHPFTAPHDTGFAILSEGREKEYGKVLSQAYDFVCNGNEVAGGSLRIFNPKIQKQVFKALNISDEEVKARFGFFNDALKYGTPPHGGIAWGLDRLVMILGRTEAIRDVIAFPKTARGNCMMSEAPSYVDNEQLIELGIKLRSSVKAQQDSPEGTEASLK, encoded by the coding sequence ATGAGTCAAGTCGTCAATAGTTTAGATCAAACAAGAACCGATTATTGTGGTCGCATAGGTTTGAACTATAAAGATCAAGATGTAGTGGTCATGGGTTGGATTGACACTCGTCGCGATCATGGTGGACTTGTCTTTGTGGATTTGCGTGACCGCGAAGGTATTGTGCAGGCGGTTTTAGATCCCAAAGTGCTTGAGGCTGCAAAAAATATTAAAAATGAATATGTCGTGAGCATCAAAGGACAAGTCAAAGAACGTCCTGAAAATATGAAAAATCCTAAGGTCAGCACAGGGGACATAGAAATTCATGCTACCGAGCTTAGAATTTTATCCGAAGCAGAAACCTTACCTTTTTTACCTGAAGAAAAGAATGTCTCAGAATCTTTACGTCTAAAGTATCGCTATTTGGAGATGCGTTCAGCTCATCTGACAAACTTAATGAGACTGAGACACAAGGTCAGTCAAAAGCTGAGAGCGTTTTTAACAGACAACGACTTTTTTGAAGTGGAAACGCCTATTCTTTATAAAAGCACGCCCGAAGGCGCGCGGGACTTTCTAGTTCCCTCACGTATGCACCAGGGGCATTTCTATGCTTTGCCTCAAAGCCCTCAGACTTTAAAGCAACTTTTAATGGTGGGTGGAATTGACAGATACTTCCAGATTGCCAGATGTTTTCGTGATGAAGATTTAAGAGCTGACCGTCAACCAGAGTTCACTCAACTGGATATTGAAATGAGCTTCATCACACGAAAAGAGATCATGGCTCTGACAGAAAAACTGGCTCAAGCCATTTGGAAAGAGTTTCGTGGACAAGACGTGGGCGTGGTTCCTGTTTTGACTTATCAAGAGGCCATGGATCAATACGGTAACGATAAACCTGATTTACGTATTCCCAATAAAATTGTGGACATTTCAGATTTTGCGACGGAATTGGACTTCAATGTGTTCAAACAAGCCGTAGAGCAGGGTGGTGTGGTTAGAAGTTTAGGCTACTCAGGTGTTGAGTCTTTTTCACGCTCACGCTTAGACAAACTGACAGAACAAGTAAAGCGTCACGGAGTGAAAGGTTTAGTTTGGATTAAAATTGACGAGAAGGGTGATGTACAAAGCCCTATCAAAAAGTTTGTAACCGAGGAGTTCATAAGCAAGTTGCGCGCAGCTCACGGTCTTACTCAAGGTGCTGTTACATTTTTTGTGATCGCTGATGAGTGGAGGCTCACATGTGACAGCTTGGCTGGGTTACGACTGACTCTAGGTAAAGAAGAGGGCCTCATTGATGAGACCACAGATAAATTCTGTTGGGTTGTGGACTTCCCACTTCTTGAGTTTGATGCCAAAGAAGGGCGTTGGTTCAGTGTTCACCATCCCTTCACAGCTCCTCATGACACAGGATTTGCCATCTTGTCTGAAGGCCGAGAAAAAGAGTACGGTAAGGTTTTATCTCAAGCCTATGACTTTGTTTGCAACGGCAACGAAGTTGCGGGTGGCAGTTTAAGAATCTTTAATCCTAAAATTCAAAAGCAAGTGTTTAAAGCTCTTAATATTTCTGATGAAGAGGTGAAAGCTCGTTTTGGATTTTTTAACGATGCTCTGAAGTACGGAACTCCACCTCATGGGGGCATTGCTTGGGGACTTGATCGTTTGGTGATGATTTTGGGTCGCACCGAAGCCATTAGGGATGTGATTGCCTTTCCTAAAACAGCGCGTGGAAATTGCATGATGTCCGAAGCTCCAAGTTATGTCGACAACGAACAGTTGATCGAGTTAGGCATTAAACTTCGCAGTTCTGTCAAAGCTCAACAAGATTCTCCAGAAGGTACAGAAGCTTCTTTAAAGTAG
- the tadA gene encoding Flp pilus assembly complex ATPase component TadA has product MLENVTIGYTHAYQKFTDFLGTRNEFYSSERKTLEVAELIPLALEGESPELQNRILSEFNGMGPLESLLQRPDIDEIIVMGHDKIIYEAQGVLYPHSDIFLSERSFMRVLDVVSKSFFKAISYENPTGNGHWDHYRVHIIAPPLSPVYNLSLRKKGATKIKSLEQLIERQALTPPQSEVLQQLLVEKKNILVSGATSSGKTTFIQCMLNTLNHDRCLIIEDAQELDLPNTFSTRLLCPTREEQYGLSMSMSDLVKESLRMRPDRLILGEARGSEAKDYIQALSTGHRGCIASIHAAHPQEALLRLECLILQGAPEWSTKVVHQLMHSSIDYVIQLNKDITGRRHVQDIQRVSCLEEGHISLESLLL; this is encoded by the coding sequence ATGCTTGAAAATGTCACAATAGGCTATACCCATGCCTATCAAAAATTCACTGATTTTTTAGGAACAAGAAATGAATTCTATTCCTCCGAGAGGAAGACTCTTGAGGTGGCAGAACTGATCCCCCTCGCCTTAGAAGGAGAATCCCCAGAGCTGCAAAACCGCATTCTGAGTGAGTTCAACGGTATGGGGCCCCTAGAGTCCTTACTGCAACGTCCTGACATTGATGAGATCATTGTGATGGGACACGACAAGATCATCTATGAGGCACAAGGAGTTCTATATCCACATTCTGATATTTTTTTAAGCGAGAGAAGTTTTATGCGCGTGCTGGATGTGGTCTCAAAATCTTTTTTTAAAGCCATCTCTTATGAAAACCCTACAGGCAACGGCCACTGGGACCACTACCGTGTGCACATCATTGCTCCACCTCTGTCACCTGTTTACAATTTGTCCCTTAGAAAAAAAGGGGCGACAAAAATAAAATCATTAGAGCAGCTGATCGAAAGACAAGCCCTGACTCCCCCACAGTCTGAAGTTTTACAGCAGCTTTTAGTGGAAAAAAAGAACATCCTAGTTTCTGGAGCCACCAGCTCAGGTAAAACCACATTCATCCAGTGTATGTTAAACACCTTAAATCATGATCGTTGTTTGATTATTGAAGACGCGCAAGAGTTAGACCTTCCCAATACATTTAGCACTCGCCTCCTGTGCCCCACTCGCGAAGAGCAGTACGGCCTTTCGATGTCTATGAGTGACCTTGTCAAAGAGTCCTTGCGTATGCGTCCCGATCGATTGATTTTAGGGGAAGCCAGGGGATCAGAGGCCAAAGATTACATTCAAGCTCTTAGCACGGGTCACAGAGGCTGCATCGCTTCGATTCATGCCGCCCATCCGCAAGAAGCCTTACTGCGTTTAGAATGTTTGATCTTACAAGGGGCTCCCGAATGGTCCACAAAGGTGGTGCACCAACTGATGCACTCAAGTATAGACTATGTCATCCAACTGAATAAAGACATTACAGGTCGCCGTCATGTTCAAGATATCCAACGTGTCAGCTGTTTAGAAGAAGGACATATTTCTTTAGAGTCGCTACTACTTTAA